Proteins encoded in a region of the Streptomyces sp. NBC_00310 genome:
- a CDS encoding enoyl-CoA hydratase/isomerase family protein — protein MGDGAAGERAVGMEGEGERRFGEFVGVRRHGYVAELALDRPKAMNAVSTDMARSVAAACAALAADRDVRVVVVTSTHERAFCVGADLKERNSFSDADLVRQRPVARAAYTGVLELPMPTIAAVHGFALGGGFELALSCDLIVADRTAVVGLPEVSVGVIPGGGGTQLLPRRVGAARAAELIFTARRLEAEEARESGLVDALVEEGRDREEALALAARIAANSPVGLRAAKRALRLGQGLDLRAGLEVEDAAWRSVAFSGDRAEGVAAFNEKRKPDWPGE, from the coding sequence ATGGGTGACGGCGCTGCAGGGGAGCGGGCGGTAGGGATGGAGGGAGAAGGGGAGCGGCGGTTCGGGGAGTTCGTCGGGGTGCGGCGGCATGGGTACGTCGCCGAGCTCGCGCTCGACCGGCCCAAGGCCATGAACGCCGTGTCGACCGACATGGCCCGTTCCGTCGCGGCGGCGTGCGCGGCGCTGGCCGCCGATCGGGACGTGCGCGTGGTCGTGGTGACGTCGACGCACGAGCGGGCGTTCTGTGTGGGCGCGGACCTGAAGGAGCGGAACTCCTTCAGCGACGCCGATCTGGTGCGGCAGCGGCCCGTCGCGCGGGCGGCGTACACCGGCGTCCTGGAGCTTCCGATGCCCACGATCGCCGCCGTGCACGGCTTCGCGCTGGGCGGCGGCTTCGAGCTCGCCCTCTCCTGCGACCTGATCGTGGCCGACCGTACGGCGGTGGTGGGGCTGCCCGAGGTGTCGGTGGGGGTGATCCCGGGCGGCGGGGGCACGCAGTTGCTGCCGCGTCGGGTGGGGGCCGCGCGGGCCGCCGAGCTGATCTTCACGGCGCGGCGGCTGGAGGCCGAGGAGGCGCGGGAGTCGGGGCTCGTGGACGCGTTGGTGGAGGAGGGGCGGGACCGCGAGGAGGCCCTGGCCCTGGCCGCGCGCATCGCCGCGAACTCGCCCGTCGGGCTGCGCGCCGCCAAGCGAGCGCTGCGGCTGGGGCAGGGGCTCGACCTGCGGGCCGGTCTGGAGGTCGAGGACGCGGCGTGGCGCTCGGTAGCGTTCTCGGGCGACCGGGCGGAGGGCGTGGCCGCCTTCAACGAGAAGCGGAAGCCCGACTGGCCGGGGGAGTGA